In Salana multivorans, a single genomic region encodes these proteins:
- the ftsX gene encoding permease-like cell division protein FtsX, protein MTRLRFVLGELGQGLRRNLPMAISVVLVTFVSLTFVGAAALLQMQIGKLKGEWYDRVELTVWMCPDRDKPIVATCAGGEASQNQIDEVRGILESDGLAPYVQEIYFETKEEAYTALQKQVGDLDWFDRVTVEMMPSSFRVKLADPTQIDVVADEVSGRAGVESVQDLRAIWEPVFLVMNRATALSIGLAAVMTVTAVLLITTTIRLSAMSRRRETEIMRFVGASNFFIQLPFMLEGALAALVGAALATTTLWLGVRYGVEEWLSSSVNIVNDYISTADVWLIAPGLAVIGIAIAAVSSIVSLSRYTRV, encoded by the coding sequence GTGACCCGGCTGCGCTTCGTCCTCGGCGAGCTCGGCCAGGGGCTGCGCCGCAACCTGCCGATGGCCATCTCGGTCGTCCTCGTCACGTTCGTCTCGCTCACGTTCGTCGGCGCCGCCGCGCTGCTGCAGATGCAGATCGGCAAGCTCAAGGGCGAGTGGTACGACCGCGTCGAGCTGACCGTCTGGATGTGCCCCGACCGCGACAAGCCCATCGTCGCCACGTGCGCCGGCGGCGAGGCGTCGCAGAACCAGATCGACGAGGTTCGCGGCATCCTCGAGAGCGACGGCCTCGCCCCCTACGTCCAGGAGATCTACTTCGAGACGAAGGAGGAGGCCTACACCGCGCTCCAGAAGCAGGTGGGCGACCTGGACTGGTTCGACCGCGTGACCGTCGAGATGATGCCGTCGTCGTTCCGGGTCAAGCTCGCCGACCCGACGCAGATCGACGTGGTCGCCGACGAGGTCTCGGGCCGCGCCGGCGTCGAGAGCGTCCAGGACCTGCGCGCCATCTGGGAACCGGTGTTCCTCGTGATGAACCGCGCGACGGCGCTGTCGATCGGCCTCGCGGCCGTCATGACGGTGACGGCCGTCCTGCTCATCACGACGACGATCCGGCTCTCGGCGATGTCGAGACGCCGGGAGACCGAGATCATGCGCTTCGTCGGCGCGTCCAACTTCTTCATCCAGCTCCCGTTCATGCTCGAGGGCGCGCTCGCCGCGCTGGTCGGCGCCGCGCTGGCGACGACCACGCTGTGGCTGGGCGTGCGCTACGGCGTCGAGGAGTGGCTGTCGAGCTCGGTGAACATCGTCAACGACTACATATCGACGGCCGACGTGTGGCTGATCGCACCGGGGCTCGCCGTCATCGGCATCGCGATCGCCGCGGTCAGCTCGATCGTCAGCCTGTCCCGGTACACGAGGGTCTGA